From Drosophila santomea strain STO CAGO 1482 chromosome 2R, Prin_Dsan_1.1, whole genome shotgun sequence:
CAAGACATAAATAATAAGTATAGAAATTGTATTATAAACACACAGCATGTGTGAGTGTTATGATGTGTGGGTGGTGACAGCGGTCTCGGCTTTGAAAGCCGCTTGATCGATGCAAAAGTGTTAGCCAGTCTTAAGCCAAAGCTTCGCAGAGGCGGACGCAGAATTAGAAATTTGTTAGGGCCTGAAGATTCGTATCCACCGAGAATGCGATTGAATCGAAGTTCAAAGCAAAAAGTACTTGAGAAAGAGATATACATATCAAATATCCTTTTCGCATTTCAATAATGTTATCTGTCTTTCGCTTCAGATGGCTATTCCGCCACCACCGggaccaccgccaccgccagGACCTCCACCGCCTCCGGCGATGGGCGGTCTTAAATTGGGCGgcgcaggaggaggagcagacGCACGATCTGCGCTGCTCAGTTCGATCCAGAAGGGGACAAAGCTGAAGAAGACCACCACGGTGGACAAGAGTGGGCCAGCGCTGTCTGGCAAGGTGTGCGGAGGAGATGGCGGAGCAGGTATTGGAGCCAAGCGAACCctcaacaacaacaccagcaccagcaatcacaacaacagcagcagtggcagcaatgGCCTTGGCAATGGTACCCCCAAATTGGGAGGCCTGTTCGAAGGCCTCTCGCAAATGCCAAAACTGAAGCCCGTGAACGGCATTCGCGGTAGGTCTACTACGTTTTGTATGCGCAGATTAATATTGTTGCTCAACCGATTTCCGTTTTCCGCCCACGCAGCAGCGCCATCCGTCGGCtcggcagcaacaacgacaTCGAAGTCCACAACGAACTCATCAGCTCAGCAGCGGAGCAACAGCCCCCCAACCGCGGCGAGCGCCTCGAATGCCAGCAACGGACCCATGGACTTCAACACGGAGCTCACCAAGCACTTAACGCTGAAGCgccagaaacagcagcagcaacaaccacagccGCCGACAAACAACACACATATCAATGCCACAGAAGCCAATCTGAGAACAAATCGGGGACCACCACCGCAACCGCCAAAGGTGAGAACTGGACCCATGGCGAGAAAGATGGATGATGTCCTCTATTAATGGACTTATTTGGAGGGGTGTTGAAATGTTCGAACTTGAATTATTCTAGTTGACTCGTTAGTGGCTTGTTCAAAGTATTCTGTAAAgactttttgtttaattagtttgttttATCAGCGATTCATTCGTTAGGAACACAGTTAAGTGTTATACGCCAAAGTGTTCATCTCCTTTTTGACAAAAAGCGATCGCTTTAAAAAAACAGTGGAGCAGAAAGTGTCGCACGCAATCCCATTGTGAACGCAACTAATCCATCCATTGTTCTCCGTTTCTGTGCCATCGCAGTCAGCCAACTCAAGTGATTCGATCTTGGAGCGCATGAACATCCCCCGCACAGCGCCGACCCCCTCCTTCGGCTCCAGTTCGAGTGTCAAAGCGGCATCGCCCACGCTCTCggacagcggcagcaacagcagcgggaGTGGAGGTGGAAGTGTCAAGAGCAAGGCGGCCAACCTAAAGTAAGTGTCGTCTTCCAGCCACGAGCAGCGCACATGATTGGGTTATGGTTAGTTGGGATCTACAGTTGTTGGAATTTAAACCGTTTAAGTATGGTGTTCATTTATTAGATTTTAAATTTGGTATTCCAAAACCCATACATAATTACTATTTAAATTCCAACTAAACTGTAGAGACCCCTTAATCTAACACAGCCTGCTATTTGGAATGGTtacattttggtttttcatttgtACATTATTCGTTAAAATGTATCTtaattttcttctttattttcggATTACTTTGACGGGACTTTGTGGTTATCCTCGCACACCAaacacccgcacacacacgcacacacacactgtaTTTAAATCCGCCCACAGTATCTCGTTAGGAAATAGTTTTGTAAATAGCTCAAAATCAACCGCAAGTGCCTCGACCACGTCCTTAAACAGCAGTCAAACGTCCTCGACGGGATCGATGCGCCAACTGGCGCCGAATAAGTCCACATTGTTTGGTGGCAGCGGTGGCTCTAGTTCCGGGCCGAGTTCTGTTGGTGGTTATGCAACTGTGCAGAAATCCTCGCCGCCTTCAACGGCCGATAGTACGCCCTCGGTGACGCCCACACCGCcaccgctgcagctgccgACGAAGCCGGCCATCAGTTTTGGCAAGCCCAATTTTGCTCCGAAGCCACCGGGCCTGAATCAACTGGCGATGGCCAACGGGCAGCAGCGTCCGGCGGTGACCAGGCACCACAGCATGAAGTCGCCCAGGTATACCGATACAGATTTAGCTACAAGCTTCAGTAACTCCTAACCCAGCACCGCAGCGATCGCTCATCTGCTTTCATCAAACTCCTTTTGGGGTTTGCTTACGCTTATGCTTTCTTTTTGGCTCGCAAATTGGCTTTAACAATAAGGAATCTAAAATGAATTCAGCTAATCTTGGTTGTACCTTTTACAGATCTCCGCCTGCGGCCGGCAGCCTCAACGGTCCTCTGTTCCCCACCCAGCAGCATTTAGGCACCATGCGCGGTCCACTGCAGTTCCATGGCAGCGAATCCAGCAGCCCCAATACCAGCGCCGGCAGCATGAGATGTGCCCCTAACCCGCCAAAGTGTAAGAGTCCTTTTCTTGGTAATTTCAAAGTTTATAGTAAACTCTTTGACATTTTCTTGACTATAAGGaatgcaaaattaattattcaatcAATTCAAAATCCGACAATATTGCAATTTATGAGGTTTATATCGAGGTTGTGTTAATGTTGCAATATACACTTTCAGCTCGCCCATCGGTTaagccaccaccgccacccacGCCGGCTCGCAGTTTCTCCAACACTAATCTGAACCACATCGGCGGATCGACGACGTTCAGTGCGGTAAACACAGCGCTCATACAGAGCTCGGCCATCAGTTCTCAAGCTCCCTCACCTCCAATTACCCAGCCGCCATCATCctcgagcagcagcaacagcgtGGCTGCCCTGCGTGACCAGTTCCGTGGAGGCGCTGGAATGTCTAACGGAGCACCATCGCCGCCACTGCCGCCGACGCCCGCTCCCACATCCAATCCATCCTCGGCAAGTGCCAGTCCCAAGTCGTTGCAGCGAGACAATGTCAAACCCATTATCCTAAATGGAGGTCCTCTAAATCCGCCAGCGCCGCCGCCACACCGCAGCTGCCCACCTCCGCCGCCTCCACAGCGACAGTCGAGCAATGTGAGTAGCCAACGGACAGCATTAACACTAGCGCAGAACAACAGGTTGGCCCGAATGTCAGAGGTGAACTTTAATGGACTGCGATGCCTTGGGTGTGTTGCCTATGTATAGAGGAGATGCGAGGCCGTAGTCAgggatatatattttaaaaaaaaactgaatcTGACCTTACTGGGCGAGTAAATTATAATACAGTAGTACGGAACTATAAAAAAGAGGTATACTTAGTCATAGCCAAACAATTAATATAATGGGCGAGCCAAAGTACATTTATTCGACACTTGTCCTAGTCCTAGTTTCTAGTTTTGCGCAGTGCATTTGTTGCTTGCTTTCGCCCGTGCCACCCCcttctcattctcattctcacTGCGCCTGCGCTTCCAGGTCGTAAGAGCTCCTGGCTGCGCACTGCCTGTTCATATCAGTCCAAGCTAGTGTTCCGTTTATAACTCACCTATTTTCGTGTTGAGCGGGGTGGATTGATTTTCCAAAACGAGACGTGACCAAAACACAAAGCTCTTACACACAACCCATTGCGTTAAGCGTATCCCGTGGCCCAGTGGCCCACATTCATGTGCTCCTCCAGCAGGACCGCGTGAAGCGCTGGATGAGCAAGACGGTGTACTCCATTAAGAAGATACTCCTTGTAAAACGCCAAGGGAAGCACGGTGGCAAGTCATTCAAGGTTATCAAAATGCCGATGCTTACCAGCAAGCGCAACGTAACTACAGGCTATGATAGCCCACGAAAAACGTTTTGAAACCAAGCTAAATGTCTTCTGTTCTCTTGTAGGGTGGCTCCGGATCGGGATCAGCGCCAGTACCGCCGCAGCGTCACTCATCCATTCGGCCCAACGCCCCATCGACGCCACCAACGCACATGGCCAATGCTTCGCATCAGTTTGGCAGCAGCTCGGGATTGTCATCAGGTTCgggagcaggagctgcagcCAGCGTGGGTCGCCTGGTCAACGACTTGGAGACCAAGTTCGGAAAGCGATTCCACAACGTCACTGAGTTCCCCAAGCCGCCGCcgtttttaaatatacaaaaagtCTATCCTAGTCGCACGTTTAAGGCCACCAATGGTATGTAGTCGAATGTGTGAGcgagtgtgtttgttttgtgaatgttttatttaagtaCATAAACATTTAGATGCATTGTAACTGCGATTATTgttatatacacacacacaccacacacacacggaatGCTGTTATATAAATAGTTATTTCTTAAGGCACACGCTCTGGCATTTTAGTTTCGAACATGAACGATCTATACAACGATTCTTATCtctaaataattataattttaaaaagtgtatTACTACCAGAATAGAATATTATTGTATAGGAAGGAAAGCCCTGGCTTACGATCCACAGCACACGCATATGTTAAAACCCGCAGAGTTTAGTAATCCTTTTGattattgttgtttattttactGTTAACAAGCAATGAAATAATTGCGTAAAGCGTAGCGGAGGAAtgttattttgtatattgCATAACACTAAAGTTGATTAGCTTTATCCAaacattatatattttataaattttaatgttatattttgttaCATTTCAAAAGGGAAGGAACATGAAAGCTTCCCCTCGCGATATTATCACTAAGCACACCCAATATTATTACGTATAGTTTATATTTTACCTAATCTATactatatactttatatttatgtacGTGTATATGTAAACGGAAGCCAATCCATATTGCATTGTATTTCCCTGCGCCCCCATTTACATTTCTCCCACATGTAGCGCATGCTTTTACTTGTACCCGGCtatcattttatatatattgtacCAACCAAcgtctatatatatatttgcatatatattatacccgatgaatatttaatttttagtatGCAACAGGCACATTACGAgtaattgtttgttttagtTTCGAAGTTATCTTTTGAAGAAACAATAAACCAAAATTCATTTGGATAAAATACATGAACATATTTcatttgtttcattttgtgttttagTTTTACTCCAGTTTTTGGGCTCTCTGGAGGCAGATATCTTCGTTTGGTTACTGGTTCAAATTCATTTGTCCGTTACAGAAGTGGTTTTAAATATCCAACAGTAAATTACTTTATGTTTTCCTATTTTCTCAGCGACCTatcttatttattaattttatttcagaaTTTCAATGCACTTTGTGCACTCCCTCACTTCTACCGCATATTGCACCAAAGTGTTCTTACCATTTGTATTTCGTTTTCGCTTGCATCACAGCAGCTCCTCCTTACTTAGTTATCCACATTCTTCGATCTTCGCTATCCTTTCTATCTATCcatatttgtacatatatctttTTCCCCCGATCCTTCGACTCTTCCGTAAACAGCGCCCGGAAACAGCAATgtgaacaacaacaacaacgcggTGGCCAGCAACAATAACACGACCACGACTCCCAATTCCAGCGGGTCCGGAGGAGGATCAGCTCCAGTGCTAAAGCCGGCCTACGCTCCATTGAAGAAGCATCGGGCACCGGCTCCACCTCCACAAGCTGGTGTGGCCGCCGCCACGGTATCGGTCATCCGGCAGTCAAGTTTCCTTTACGGcggagcagcaggtggttcCGGTGGCTCCAGCAGCATACGGCCGCAGTCCCAGCCGCCCGGGATCGGACCACGGAACTCCACCGTCTACTGAGCAATGGACAGTGCATAAAGCTTAGGGTTGGATTTGAATATAAGTGTGTGCATGtggagtgtgtgtttgtggctCGTTGTTAATGTGTTATACGCGGGAGTGTTATGTGCCACAGGCAATTGTTCAAAAAGTCGATAGAAAGTGAAATAAACCGAATACAATGGCACACTGAAACCCCCAAAAAAGAGCTTGAAGTAAAGGCAGGCCCAAGCTAAAGAAATCCCCAACATTTCGTTCGCGTCTTCCCAGGTTGCACTTAAATGGCTAAAGCAGAGAACAAATGAAGCCCCACTACaatttgtatatagaattaGCACCAAGTTAGTGAAATTACCGAGCTCCATCTATACCTTTTATAGGCGGGTGTAAAAGATTGTATGTACATTTAGGAGCGCGCATCTTTGCATAAATATCTTACTAGACTGAACATGTTAAAACCCAACtgcaacaaataatttatgtaattaTATACATACCATATTTAGAACCGACTATTGTACGACTTAATCCAACGGCAAGAAATAATTAATGTAATTGTATACATACGATATTTAGAATCGACTATTGTACGACTTAATCCCCTAGAGCAATACACACACAAGAGAAATATGTTAACAATGAAATAATGAAGCACAACCGAGGGCATTTCAACGAAACTCGCCACATTCCATTCCCAAATTTTTTAGTTCAATGTGCAATACGAGAGTTCGTGTGATAATCTCGAAAGTATTTAGGTATTTATCTATCATCTGTGGTTTTTGCTAAACGTTTGTTAAACTCCTTATTGGGCGATAATCATTGCAAGTGAACATAATGCgtatttatattattgttCGTTCTTATTATTAACTCAATCATTGTTGTTGGACTTGGTGTCATTAGAAGTATTATTCAGCAATTGCATACCATTTTATTCCGAATCAAAATCATTGcagttataaataaaattacgaAGTCATTAAAAAACTGAGCAACAAATGGTTTCATTGAGTCAATGATTTGGGTAATCAAAATTTTGGgtaatcatttttaaaaagccGTGTAATGTATGCTATATATTTGAGTAAGTGTAAATGCTTTCAAGCCATAACAATTTTTATCTTAACCCTAGCTTAAATGTAAAGTAAAGCCTTTTCTCGGTTACGTGTAATAACAAATCGCACTTTTTAacataaaatctaaaaatgGCTGATTTTAGGCAACCTCATTCTTCTGCTTGAGACATTGCACCGCCTCCTGGAGACCGTGATCCTCGCGCTTACGTATTCTTTCACACTTGGGACATGGCTGCTTCTCATTCAAGCACTCTGCATGGAATACGGCTCCACATGGCAGGCACTATAAAAAGATTTGAGAGCCAGTGTGAAAGTATCTGTCAACGTTAGATTTCTTGAAAGTGCCACTCACTCTGAATGTAGTGCTGATGTGAAAGGGATACAGCACCCTTGGACTCTGGCAGATCTCGCAGATGAATCCTTTCAGGTGGCATAGTCTGCACTTTAAGACATGCGCTTCGCCCAGTTTGAAGGCcttctgcagctgctgacATAGCACACCGCGCTGAATAAGAGCCAAATCTGCTATGGAGTACAGATGAATATGCTCGTACAGGTACTCCTTGCCAGAGAACTGAATTTGGAGAAGCTCTATGCTACTTGGAGCACAGGTATACAAATAAGCCCGTATGAAGTTCAGTCGGATTCGCAGGGATTGCAATTCAGCCATGGCATCGGAGGCAAAATATATTCTCGGGTTCAGTAGCTGCATGTCCAGGAACGGGTGCGATCGGAATTCGGCCAGGAAAGTGGCTGCTCGCTTGCTCACGCTGTACCTTCGAAAATCCCAATTGTAAATAATGCGAGCGGGTATCAGTTGCATCTCCACATCCATGCAGCTGTTGCAGTAGTAGCCACCACTAAAGGCGCAAACCCTAAGGAGAGATAAACACGTCAGTGGGATTGAATAAGAATGAAACGAAGTTCTTACTGAAAGTTGGAGTAACCGATGCCCAGCGGATGCTGGCAGCTCTTGCACAGGAAACCCTGGGCATCCAGGCCCGGCTCTCGAGCTAGTTGACACAGTTGGGACACCATTTGCTGCAGCTCCACCATGTCAAACTCGGAGGTGAGCAGCTCAAACTCCGAGTTGGTCTATAATAGAATAgcatataatatttaataaacttttttcaTAACCTACTTACGTCCAGTGACTGCAGATCACTTAGATCTTCTGAAATGGGCTGTTCGGTTTCTCGCTGGGGCTGAGCAACATTGAGATTGGAGGCACTGGCCCGAAACTTCTCCCAGATCTCCGACCATCCGGCCCCACTTTCCCGGTTGCTCTCGTGCTTTCGCAACAGCGCATTGTAGCTGCACCTGTCCGTATTTGGAGAACGCAGACTGACCGAACTACTGACGCTCACAGATCGCTGGAAAAACCTAGATCCCGTCAGTTCCTCGGTGGGTGAAGTGGGAGTTGCCTCCAGGTCACCAGACCATGAGGTTTGCATCAGATTGGACAGAGAATTACTGCCCTGGGGCAGAAGAGAGGGTGCCTCAAGATCCAGTTCGGCGAAGGAGCTGCTGTCCACTTGACGGATGGACTTTTTCCGCGACCACGCCTTACTGCCCGATGGAGCTTCCTGCTCTGCCATTTTAGTCGCTTCCACTTTATCACTGCCTGCCTGCTCCTCGTTTATCACATCCATTTCGTCGAACTTTTGTATTAGCAGGTCCAGGTTCTCCCGCTGGCTAAGTTCGGGAACACCAAAGTTGCTATTCCTGCTAAAGGGGCTATTCGAAATGGAGTCCGAGAACAGCTCATTGGTCTGCAGGGGCTGAGGCGTCGGTATGGCTTTGATATCGGAGCCAAGCGAGCTGGCCACATCAACTCCGCTGCTAATCTGCAATTGTATACTCAAATTAGTCCACTTGTATTGATAATGGTCATGAGAGGCCTCTTATCATAGGAATTCTGAGAGGCGTGTTCACAGGTTCATAGGCTTGACATTATTGAAGGAATACAAAATCATACCGGGCAAGACTTCAGAGCAGGTGTCCAGAGATCAGATAGCTGCAGGGAGAAGTCGGGCCACTGGTTCAGCAGGCTGGAGTTCACTGGCAGATCGAATTGCACATAGGCCTCCAGGCTCTCCATAATCTTGGCGGCCGTCTCCAGACCCTCGGAGTCCCTGACAAGGGCGTTCCGCTTGTAGTACTGAGACAGTGCCGATCCGTTCTTGCGCATGTTGTTCAGATAGGAGGAGAACACCGACTCGTTGAGCGACTGGCGCACCCAGGCGCGGCACTGTCCCGTCTCCGAGGTGATCTGGCTGAGGCCCTGCACCTGCTCGATCACCTGCTTGTGCATGAAGACCATGCAGGGCGACCAGAAGCTGGGATCGGGTCTGCGTTCCACATCGCCAGCGATGACATTGAAGGTGGCCGACAGGAATGAGTCCTTCAGCCCATGCAGGAACAGGGCCTCCAGGGTGGTGCACAGGGCGCTGGTCTGTTCACATAGTCCCAGGACCTCTGCGGTACGAGGATTTCTATTAATCAGTGTTCATTTCGGGGGGAGTACACAGAACTCACCCAAACTCTTTTGCTTCACCTCGAACTCGATCTCGCGTGCATTTTCGTTCAGTGTATTGATGAGCGCCTCCTTCACGACATTCTCCCGTTTCGACGAAAAGTGGTTGAGGCTGCGGAACAGGGAGCTCATTTGGGTGGCGATCCGGACCTTTTGTTGTGGTTTTCCGAGGGTCTTTGGATATTTGCATTAAAGAAATCATCCCCAAAGTGTGACCGCATGGCAGCTCCaaagaaacaaagaaaaatatacTGGAAAGCCGTTAGTGTACTAAGGAAGTGCAATGCGAATTTCTCTATTCTTACAAAAGCTTGCTTTCTGTATTAAAGCCTATATAATTTTATTCCAGTTTAATTCAGTTATTTTAAGAAATAATTTGAGTTTAGTAGAATTTTAAGAGCCCGCGTTTTCTACAAGTTATCGATAGGCAATACCTTTTGAAATTCACAAGCTGCATGGTCACTCTAGAGCTTACTATGATCAATTGTGACGTAGTTTTGAAATTCTCAACGGTtttcatttaagtttaaaataaattgtatttttatatacgCCAGCCAATCAATCTGCATCTAGTAATAAATGCACCCCAAAGCAGTCGAAAAGATCAGCTCTTTGAGACTTCAGCGTGCTAAGCCACTCAAACTCGTTCTGGTTATTCTTGACTTTCTTCTCAGATCAAATCACAAATCTCGGCTTATGAGTGAATGCTCGATTATGAGGGAAAAAACCCCACGCAAGCTAGCAAAAAGTCGCAGCAAAACCGTCAACGAGACAGAAtattaattgattttgcttGGATCTTTCCTATCGCCCCCTTGTCAGTGTCTTGTTATTGTGTTATTGTGTTTTGGGTATTTTCGGGTTTTGTTTCAATGAACCGTCATATATTCTGTGGCCAAGTGACTCATGCAGATCTCTCGATTGCCAAGGAATTTTATTAATGAAAGACCATCCCGACCGGTGGGGGGAACCAGAAAAAAACCCAATGCACGTAGCCAGTTGATATAAtactaaaatcaaaatttgtgTTAAGGTCACGGTGACCAACAAAAGCGACTTTATGTATCCACATACTTGTTGTTGTCAACgcatttttcaatatttttgcaataaaaatgttgttgtttttacaGAAGATGCGCCTTGTCTTGTCGCTGTGAACGAACCAACTGGTTCAGCACTCAAAATGCAAACTGGTCTCAGCCGCCAATTTGTTTGACTTTTCGACTGTTTTCGGCTTGGTGTTGTTTTTCGAAAACACATTTTCCATGTGGGCTGTGCATTcggcaaattgcattttattgaattttattgataCCAAATGAGTTGCAAAATCATTAATAACATTAACAATTTGGCAAATCAGTAATTGCGAGTGATGCTTCCTTTATTGGTGGCATACGTTTCATTTAATACTCgctttgaatttaaaaaactgCTTTTAAACCTGAAAAACAATGAGTGTAGCAGGTGAAGTTCTCTTTAAGTGTTAATTAAACTTGTTAAAAAGAATCAAATTTGAATATATGAATACAAAACTTTTCAAAAGAAGATATAATATTTATCTTGAGATCTCATGAAAGTAGCTtgttgctaaaaaaaaaagctaccAAAACGCAGCACTTCAGTTTGAAATTTACATGCTTATATACTCACGCTTCCGCTACccaaataatatatataagtcGGATTTCGCATGGCGAAAAGCCGTTGGAGTTTGTTGTGCGACATTAATGACGATAAACAATTAATAAGGCGCTTTGGGGGAAGGGTCGCGGCGACATTTCCCAACTGAGCCGACTctattaaagtaaataatatgtggcgctttgttgctgctcttaGCTGACTGTGCAGTTTCCAAGATGCCAGcgtgttgccattgttgtggCCAAATAGCCAAAAAGCCGAAAAGCCCAAAGAAACCAAAGCAAgccaaacgaaacgaaaagaaaCGCAGCGGCTTGAAATGTATAAAAACGTTTGTTTTCGTAATACAATTTTGATTACTTCTTCGACGACAGCCGCCCATTGATGGGCATTGTCTCAGCTGGGCCCCTTTGTGCGTCCCTAAGCGATTTGATTTATGGGCGGAGGAGCTGGGCGCCCAATGCTCCACTCCACCAGCGCTACCGTTGGCCATTTGCCGGGATCGCCGCCCATTTGGCAATAGCTTTGTTGTAATTGTTACACTAATAACAGCCGTGATTCCCGACACCACTGCCCCCCACCGACCGACCAATAATCACTGACATCGCAGTGGTTGCAGGGGCATGGATTGGGGGGTCATCCCAGAAAGATATCCGTGGAGGAAAATACCAAAATTATTAGAACTTATAATTAATGATAATACTATGATACTTTGCGCTCTTTAAAGATACAATTTATGTGCACCCTTTTATACCGAAACTTCCTTTCCCCGAAGCTACGCCCATTTGGACCATCTGATGGGCCTAGGAAACTGGCTCTGTTGATCGTCGAAAGGCAGAAAGCCAAATGCCGGCACAAATGCTCAAATGCGGAACCAATAAGCTGACATAATTTTTTGTGATGGgcgctgaaaaaaaaagatttgcGCGGGCCAAATGATAATTACATTCCAGAGACATCCGAAGATATGGTCATGGTTGGCTTTCGAATGCGATCATTAACGCATTTAAGTTTGAAGACCATAGCAGATGCTTATTCAAGGACGTAACAGAAATACATCGTTGATACTAAAGCAGGATTATTATTGAATTACCTTCTATATACAAAACATGAAAAGAATTTCACATGGGCGATGGCTTATGATCACGAGACGCGATGATCTAACCACCGGTGGCGTCAATAGCCGGGCGGGCTGAAATGCCAAAAGTTCATCGATCACTGACACCAACTCAACGCATCTTTACTGATCTGCCAAAAAAGTCTGATCGATCGGTTCTCTGACTCAGGCCAGTCAAGAACCCAGTGTACTGAGACAGACTGAAACGGACTAACTGGAAATATGTCCATGTCAACAAATAAAGTATTA
This genomic window contains:
- the LOC120444306 gene encoding WAS/WASL-interacting protein family member 2 isoform X10, which encodes MRLNRSSKQKMAIPPPPGPPPPPGPPPPPAMGGLKLGGAGGGADARSALLSSIQKGTKLKKTTTVDKSGPALSGKVCGGDGGAGIGAKRTLNNNTSTSNHNNSSSGSNGLGNGTPKLGGLFEGLSQMPKLKPVNGIRAAPSVGSAATTTSKSTTNSSAQQRSNSPPTAASASNASNGPMDFNTELTKHLTLKRQKQQQQQPQPPTNNTHINATEANLRTNRGPPPQPPKSANSSDSILERMNIPRTAPTPSFGSSSSVKAASPTLSDSGSNSSGSGGGSVKSKAANLNISLGNSFVNSSKSTASASTTSLNSSQTSSTGSMRQLAPNKSTLFGGSGGSSSGPSSVGGYATVQKSSPPSTADSTPSVTPTPPPLQLPTKPAISFGKPNFAPKPPGLNQLAMANGQQRPAVTRHHSMKSPRSPPAAGSLNGPLFPTQQHLGTMRGPLQFHGSESSSPNTSAGSMRCAPNPPKCKSPFLARPSVKPPPPPTPARSFSNTNLNHIGGSTTFSAVNTALIQSSAISSQAPSPPITQPPSSSSSSNSVAALRDQFRGGAGMSNGAPSPPLPPTPAPTSNPSSASASPKSLQRDNVKPIILNGGPLNPPAPPPHRSCPPPPPPQRQSSNQDRVKRWMSKTVYSIKKILLVKRQGKHGGKSFKVIKMPMLTSKRNGGSGSGSAPVPPQRHSSIRPNAPSTPPTHMANASHQFGSSSGLSSGSGAGAAASVGRLVNDLETKFGKRFHNVTEFPKPPPFLNIQKVYPSRTFKATNGM
- the LOC120444306 gene encoding WAS/WASL-interacting protein family member 1 isoform X6, producing MRLNRSSKQKMAIPPPPGPPPPPGPPPPPAMGGLKLGGAGGGADARSALLSSIQKGTKLKKTTTVDKSGPALSGKVCGGDGGAGIGAKRTLNNNTSTSNHNNSSSGSNGLGNGTPKLGGLFEGLSQMPKLKPVNGIRAAPSVGSAATTTSKSTTNSSAQQRSNSPPTAASASNASNGPMDFNTELTKHLTLKRQKQQQQQPQPPTNNTHINATEANLRTNRGPPPQPPKSANSSDSILERMNIPRTAPTPSFGSSSSVKAASPTLSDSGSNSSGSGGGSVKSKAANLNISLGNSFVNSSKSTASASTTSLNSSQTSSTGSMRQLAPNKSTLFGGSGGSSSGPSSVGGYATVQKSSPPSTADSTPSVTPTPPPLQLPTKPAISFGKPNFAPKPPGLNQLAMANGQQRPAVTRHHSMKSPRSPPAAGSLNGPLFPTQQHLGTMRGPLQFHGSESSSPNTSAGSMRCAPNPPKCKSPFLARPSVKPPPPPTPARSFSNTNLNHIGGSTTFSAPPSSSSSSNSVAALRDQFRGGAGMSNGAPSPPLPPTPAPTSNPSSASASPKSLQRDNVKPIILNGGPLNPPAPPPHRSCPPPPPPQRQSSNQDRVKRWMSKTVYSIKKILLVKRQGKHGGKSFKVIKMPMLTSKRNGGSGSGSAPVPPQRHSSIRPNAPSTPPTHMANASHQFGSSSGLSSGSGAGAAASVGRLVNDLETKFGKRFHNVTEFPKPPPFLNIQKVYPSRTFKATNAPGNSNVNNNNNAVASNNNTTTTPNSSGSGGGSAPVLKPAYAPLKKHRAPAPPPQAGVAAATVSVIRQSSFLYGGAAGGSGGSSSIRPQSQPPGIGPRNSTVY
- the LOC120444306 gene encoding WAS/WASL-interacting protein family member 1 isoform X3, giving the protein MRLNRSSKQKMAIPPPPGPPPPPGPPPPPAMGGLKLGGAGGGADARSALLSSIQKGTKLKKTTTVDKSGPALSGKVCGGDGGAGIGAKRTLNNNTSTSNHNNSSSGSNGLGNGTPKLGGLFEGLSQMPKLKPVNGIRAPSVGSAATTTSKSTTNSSAQQRSNSPPTAASASNASNGPMDFNTELTKHLTLKRQKQQQQQPQPPTNNTHINATEANLRTNRGPPPQPPKSANSSDSILERMNIPRTAPTPSFGSSSSVKAASPTLSDSGSNSSGSGGGSVKSKAANLNISLGNSFVNSSKSTASASTTSLNSSQTSSTGSMRQLAPNKSTLFGGSGGSSSGPSSVGGYATVQKSSPPSTADSTPSVTPTPPPLQLPTKPAISFGKPNFAPKPPGLNQLAMANGQQRPAVTRHHSMKSPRSPPAAGSLNGPLFPTQQHLGTMRGPLQFHGSESSSPNTSAGSMRCAPNPPKCKSPFLARPSVKPPPPPTPARSFSNTNLNHIGGSTTFSAVNTALIQSSAISSQAPSPPITQPPSSSSSSNSVAALRDQFRGGAGMSNGAPSPPLPPTPAPTSNPSSASASPKSLQRDNVKPIILNGGPLNPPAPPPHRSCPPPPPPQRQSSNQDRVKRWMSKTVYSIKKILLVKRQGKHGGKSFKVIKMPMLTSKRNGGSGSGSAPVPPQRHSSIRPNAPSTPPTHMANASHQFGSSSGLSSGSGAGAAASVGRLVNDLETKFGKRFHNVTEFPKPPPFLNIQKVYPSRTFKATNAPGNSNVNNNNNAVASNNNTTTTPNSSGSGGGSAPVLKPAYAPLKKHRAPAPPPQAGVAAATVSVIRQSSFLYGGAAGGSGGSSSIRPQSQPPGIGPRNSTVY